A section of the Saccharopolyspora gregorii genome encodes:
- a CDS encoding GOLPH3/VPS74 family protein codes for MNVDPDPSPSVTLPDELVLLLHRPDGGHRAEPADLLTWCAELGELALRGKVELTGTKLAVLDPCGTGLDWADELLGRLVKKSGPRGRPVELTDLLPRRIGRFREHRALLERRGMLLREPRKLLGFIPDDLHFPVGPARRELVEQVRAVARGELRADGRRAVRCGLVHAAGIGAALGCGPAELAVLAAVARGDGAGAAARRPLAAVAAVRAVTAGAAAAGAGAGGV; via the coding sequence ATGAACGTGGACCCGGACCCGTCACCGTCGGTGACGCTGCCGGACGAGCTCGTGCTGCTGCTGCACCGACCGGACGGCGGGCACCGCGCGGAGCCCGCGGACCTGCTCACCTGGTGCGCCGAGCTGGGCGAGCTCGCGCTGCGCGGGAAGGTGGAGCTGACCGGCACGAAGCTGGCCGTGCTCGACCCGTGCGGCACCGGGCTGGACTGGGCGGACGAGCTGCTGGGGCGGCTGGTGAAGAAGTCCGGCCCGCGCGGCAGGCCGGTGGAGCTGACCGATCTGCTGCCGCGCCGCATCGGCCGGTTCCGGGAGCACCGCGCGCTGCTGGAACGCCGCGGGATGCTGCTGCGGGAGCCGCGCAAGCTGCTCGGGTTCATCCCGGACGACCTGCACTTCCCGGTCGGCCCGGCGCGGCGGGAGCTGGTCGAGCAGGTGCGCGCGGTGGCGCGCGGGGAGCTGCGGGCGGACGGGCGGCGGGCCGTGCGGTGCGGGCTGGTGCACGCCGCGGGCATCGGCGCGGCGCTGGGCTGCGGCCCCGCCGAGCTGGCGGTGCTGGCGGCGGTGGCGCGCGGCGACGGGGCCGGGGCGGCGGCGCGGCGCCCGCTGGCCGCGGTGGCGGCGGTGCGCGCGGTGACCGCGGGCGCCGCGGCCGCCGGGGCGGGCGCGGGCGGAGTCTGA
- a CDS encoding PspC domain-containing protein, which produces MNLSRPQHDKWIAGVCAGLAERFGLGKGLVRFLFILSCLLPGTQVIVYIVLWILMPKSS; this is translated from the coding sequence ATGAACCTGTCCCGTCCCCAGCACGACAAGTGGATCGCCGGCGTGTGCGCCGGTCTCGCCGAACGCTTCGGCCTCGGCAAGGGACTGGTGCGCTTCCTGTTCATCCTGTCCTGCCTGCTGCCCGGCACGCAGGTCATCGTCTACATCGTCCTGTGGATCCTGATGCCGAAGAGCAGCTGA
- a CDS encoding alpha-ketoacid dehydrogenase subunit beta, which produces MAAPAMERTDVGDGSTGRSAVQTVTMAKSLNLAMRSALESDPKVLVMGEDVGKLGGVFRVTDGLQKDFGEHRVLGTPLAESGIIGTAVGLAIRGYRPVCEIQFDGFIFPGYDQIVSQLAKLHFRSQGKVTMSVVVRVPFGGGIGAVEHHSESPESLFAHVAGVKVVACSNPADAYWMLRQAIACDDPVLFFEPKRRYYEKAELDTEAQPPPLFTSRVLRRGSAATIATYGPTVHTCLAAASAAAEEGTELEVVDLRSLSPLDLEPVFESVRRTGRLVLASEAPAESSVTSEIAARVQQECFYSLEAPVLRVTGFDVPYPPTKLEKHYLPDLDRVLDAVDRSLAF; this is translated from the coding sequence ATGGCCGCACCCGCGATGGAACGGACCGACGTCGGCGACGGCAGCACGGGCCGGTCGGCCGTGCAGACCGTGACAATGGCGAAGAGCCTCAACCTGGCGATGCGCTCGGCGCTGGAATCGGACCCGAAGGTCCTGGTCATGGGGGAGGACGTCGGCAAGCTCGGCGGCGTCTTCCGCGTCACCGACGGGCTGCAGAAGGATTTCGGCGAGCACCGCGTGCTGGGCACGCCGCTGGCCGAGTCGGGGATCATCGGCACCGCCGTGGGGCTCGCGATCCGCGGCTACCGGCCGGTGTGCGAGATCCAGTTCGACGGGTTCATCTTCCCCGGCTACGACCAGATCGTCTCGCAGCTGGCGAAGCTGCACTTCCGCAGCCAGGGCAAGGTCACGATGTCGGTGGTGGTGCGGGTGCCGTTCGGTGGCGGCATCGGTGCGGTCGAGCACCACTCCGAATCGCCGGAATCGCTGTTCGCGCACGTGGCCGGTGTGAAGGTGGTGGCCTGCTCGAACCCGGCGGACGCGTACTGGATGCTGCGGCAGGCCATCGCCTGCGACGACCCGGTGCTGTTCTTCGAGCCGAAGCGGCGCTACTACGAGAAGGCCGAGCTGGACACCGAGGCGCAGCCGCCGCCGCTGTTCACCTCCCGCGTGCTGCGGCGGGGTTCGGCGGCGACGATCGCGACCTACGGGCCCACGGTGCACACCTGCCTGGCCGCGGCGAGCGCCGCCGCCGAGGAGGGCACCGAGCTGGAGGTCGTCGACCTGCGCAGCCTGTCCCCGCTGGACCTGGAGCCGGTGTTCGAGTCGGTGCGCCGCACCGGCCGGCTGGTGCTGGCCAGCGAGGCCCCGGCGGAGTCCTCGGTCACCTCGGAGATCGCCGCGCGGGTGCAGCAGGAGTGCTTCTACTCGCTGGAGGCACCGGTGCTGCGGGTGACGGGCTTCGACGTGCCCTACCCGCCGACGAAGCTGGAGAAGCACTACCTGCCGGACCTCGACCGGGTGCTCGACGCCGTCGACCGCTCGCTGGCCTTCTGA
- the pdhA gene encoding pyruvate dehydrogenase (acetyl-transferring) E1 component subunit alpha, which produces MSPEHWTRPAHPANETDDVRTEPPAATAAKPTREQVIAGLRATSEGGADLVQLLTPEGQRVSHPDFDIDFTAEQLRDLYRDMVLVRRFDREGNALQRQGQLGIWVPLLGQEAAQVGAGRAMRPRDMAFPSYREHGVAWCRGLDPTELLGIFRGTDHGSWDPLSTGFHLYTIVIGNQALNATGYAMGQKFDGKVGDDDGEATMVFFGDGATSQGDVHEAMVWGSVYDAPLVLFCQNNQWAISEPLERQTRVPLYRRAEGYGFPGIRVDGNDVLASLAVSQWALDECRHGNGPVLIEAFTYRMDAHTTTDDPTRYRLTDELEAWKLKDPIERLRVHLVREHDAGQDFFDDVQAESDALAARFRDFCFAMPEPDPSRIFSEVYAEESPVVAAQRDEQLRYLDGFAEPAQGGAH; this is translated from the coding sequence ATGTCCCCGGAACACTGGACGCGACCAGCCCATCCAGCGAACGAGACCGACGACGTCCGCACCGAGCCCCCTGCCGCTACCGCAGCGAAACCCACACGGGAGCAGGTGATCGCCGGTTTGCGCGCGACGAGCGAGGGCGGAGCTGATCTCGTACAGCTCCTCACCCCGGAAGGCCAGCGGGTATCGCACCCGGACTTCGACATCGACTTCACCGCGGAGCAGCTCCGCGACCTGTACCGGGACATGGTGCTGGTCCGGCGCTTCGACCGGGAGGGCAACGCCCTGCAGCGCCAGGGCCAGCTGGGCATCTGGGTGCCGCTGCTCGGCCAGGAAGCCGCGCAGGTCGGCGCGGGCCGCGCGATGCGCCCCCGCGACATGGCCTTCCCCAGCTACCGCGAGCACGGCGTCGCCTGGTGCCGCGGGCTGGACCCGACCGAGCTGCTCGGCATCTTCCGCGGCACCGACCACGGCAGCTGGGACCCGCTGAGCACCGGGTTCCACCTCTACACGATCGTCATCGGCAACCAGGCGCTCAACGCGACCGGGTACGCGATGGGGCAGAAGTTCGACGGCAAGGTCGGCGACGACGACGGCGAAGCGACCATGGTGTTCTTCGGCGACGGCGCCACCAGCCAGGGCGACGTGCACGAGGCGATGGTGTGGGGCTCGGTGTACGACGCGCCGCTCGTGCTGTTCTGCCAGAACAACCAGTGGGCGATCTCCGAGCCGCTGGAGCGGCAGACGCGGGTTCCGCTGTACCGGCGCGCCGAGGGCTACGGCTTCCCCGGCATCCGCGTCGACGGCAATGACGTGCTCGCCAGCCTCGCCGTGTCCCAGTGGGCGCTGGACGAGTGCAGGCACGGCAACGGGCCGGTGCTGATCGAGGCGTTCACCTACCGGATGGACGCGCACACCACCACCGACGACCCGACCCGCTACCGGCTCACCGACGAGCTGGAGGCGTGGAAGCTGAAGGACCCGATCGAACGGCTCCGGGTGCACCTGGTGCGCGAGCACGACGCCGGGCAGGACTTCTTCGACGACGTGCAGGCCGAGTCCGACGCGCTCGCCGCCCGGTTCCGCGACTTCTGCTTCGCCATGCCCGAACCCGACCCGTCCCGGATCTTCTCCGAGGTCTACGCCGAGGAAAGCCCGGTCGTGGCCGCGCAGCGCGACGAGCAGCTGCGCTACCTCGACGGGTTCGCCGAGCCCGCGCAGGGAGGTGCCCACTGA
- a CDS encoding endonuclease/exonuclease/phosphatase family protein: MTDDRTPCPRSTTPPAARRLAVAGALLACAGFALFALTGSTAAARPGPERPAPERPAPERPAPERAAPGGAPLDVLQLNLCHRDADGCAGDDDTAVRSGIAAIRQRGPDVVTLNEVCAHDITTMSRDTGYRAEFAPELTGDAPVRCADGRGDHGVAVLTHRDLGASDGAVVERGFAAQDAGPTRRVLLCVPFPALSACTAQLSPADPAVARRQCAELVGAATGTGRLAVVGGDLNLTAEADVRGCLPANWSHAGDGAVQHVLADTGFTFVRSENLPVDGSSHPGLLAELTG, translated from the coding sequence ATGACCGACGACCGGACGCCCTGCCCCCGATCCACCACCCCGCCGGCCGCGCGGCGACTCGCGGTGGCGGGCGCGCTGCTGGCCTGCGCCGGGTTCGCGCTGTTCGCGCTCACCGGGTCCACCGCCGCGGCCCGGCCAGGGCCGGAACGACCCGCACCGGAACGACCCGCACCGGAACGACCCGCACCGGAACGAGCCGCGCCCGGCGGCGCACCGCTGGACGTGCTCCAGCTCAACCTCTGCCACCGCGACGCCGACGGCTGCGCGGGGGACGACGACACCGCGGTGCGCTCCGGGATCGCCGCGATCCGGCAGCGCGGACCGGACGTGGTCACGCTCAACGAGGTGTGCGCGCACGACATCACCACGATGTCCCGCGACACCGGCTACCGCGCCGAGTTCGCCCCCGAGCTGACCGGGGACGCACCGGTGCGCTGCGCCGACGGCCGCGGCGACCACGGGGTCGCCGTGCTGACCCACCGCGACCTGGGTGCGTCCGACGGCGCGGTCGTGGAGCGCGGCTTCGCGGCGCAGGACGCCGGCCCGACCCGGCGGGTGCTGCTGTGCGTCCCGTTCCCCGCGCTGTCCGCCTGCACCGCGCAGCTGTCCCCCGCGGATCCGGCGGTCGCCCGGCGGCAGTGCGCCGAGCTGGTGGGTGCCGCGACGGGCACCGGCCGACTGGCCGTGGTCGGCGGCGACCTCAACCTGACCGCGGAGGCGGACGTGCGCGGCTGCCTGCCCGCGAACTGGTCGCACGCCGGGGACGGCGCGGTGCAGCACGTGCTCGCCGACACCGGGTTCACGTTCGTGCGCAGCGAGAACCTGCCGGTGGACGGGTCCTCGCACCCGGGGCTGCTGGCCGAGCTGACCGGCTGA
- a CDS encoding dihydrolipoamide acetyltransferase family protein, which yields MPQLKHFPLPDVGEGLTEAEILGWKVQPGDSVTVNQVFVEIETAKAAVELPCAYEGKVVELLAEPGQTVEVGTPIISIDVDPDGTAPSEPEPDSSGETKTLVGYGPQATSSKRRPRKAAPAAAVSAGTAQQALQGAMAGSLASPAVPAQATAPAAPAPEPPAPAAVPAGAAARGSVPLAKPPVRKLAKDLGVDLRALAGSGAGGVITRRDVETASAPAPAAPAPAAGTGARERRVPIKGVRKATAQAMVQSAFTAPHVTEFLTVDVTPMMELRQRLKSHPEFQGVKLTPLAFAAKALCLAVRRTPDVNATWDEQAGEIVYKDYVHLGIAAATPRGLVVPNVRDADGMSLRELAAALESLTATAREGRTTPAEMTGGTITITNVGVFGVDTGTPILNPGESAILAFGAIRDMPWVVDGQVVPRKVCQLALSFDHRVVDGQQGSRFLADVGALLADPATAITY from the coding sequence ATGCCGCAACTCAAGCACTTCCCGCTGCCGGACGTCGGCGAAGGCCTCACCGAAGCCGAGATCCTCGGCTGGAAGGTGCAGCCGGGCGACTCGGTGACGGTCAACCAGGTGTTCGTGGAGATCGAGACGGCGAAGGCCGCGGTCGAGCTGCCCTGCGCCTACGAGGGCAAGGTCGTCGAGCTGCTCGCCGAGCCGGGCCAGACGGTCGAGGTCGGCACGCCGATCATCTCGATCGACGTGGACCCGGACGGCACCGCGCCGAGCGAGCCCGAACCCGACTCGTCCGGGGAGACGAAGACGCTGGTCGGCTACGGCCCGCAGGCGACGAGTTCGAAGCGCCGCCCGCGCAAGGCCGCTCCGGCGGCCGCGGTCTCGGCCGGGACGGCGCAGCAGGCGCTGCAAGGTGCGATGGCCGGGTCGCTCGCGTCCCCCGCCGTGCCCGCGCAGGCCACCGCGCCCGCCGCACCCGCGCCGGAACCGCCCGCGCCCGCCGCGGTCCCGGCGGGTGCCGCCGCGCGGGGTTCGGTGCCGCTGGCGAAGCCGCCGGTCCGCAAGCTCGCGAAGGACCTCGGCGTCGACCTGCGGGCGCTCGCCGGCTCGGGCGCGGGCGGGGTGATCACCCGCCGCGACGTGGAGACCGCGTCGGCACCGGCTCCGGCGGCACCGGCTCCGGCGGCCGGGACCGGCGCGCGGGAACGCCGGGTGCCGATCAAGGGCGTCCGCAAGGCCACCGCGCAGGCGATGGTGCAGAGCGCGTTCACCGCTCCGCACGTCACGGAGTTCCTCACCGTGGACGTGACGCCGATGATGGAGCTGCGGCAGCGGCTCAAGTCGCACCCGGAGTTCCAGGGCGTGAAGCTCACGCCGCTCGCGTTCGCCGCGAAGGCGCTGTGCCTGGCGGTGCGCCGCACCCCGGACGTGAACGCCACCTGGGACGAGCAGGCCGGCGAGATCGTCTACAAGGACTACGTGCACCTGGGCATCGCGGCGGCCACGCCGCGCGGCCTGGTGGTGCCCAACGTCCGGGACGCGGACGGCATGTCACTGCGCGAGCTCGCGGCGGCGCTGGAATCGCTGACCGCGACCGCCCGGGAAGGCCGGACCACGCCCGCCGAGATGACCGGCGGCACGATCACGATCACCAACGTGGGCGTGTTCGGCGTGGACACCGGGACGCCCATCCTCAACCCGGGGGAGTCGGCGATCCTCGCGTTCGGCGCGATCCGGGACATGCCGTGGGTGGTGGACGGCCAGGTGGTGCCGCGCAAGGTGTGCCAGCTGGCGCTGAGCTTCGACCACCGGGTGGTCGACGGCCAGCAGGGTTCGCGGTTCCTGGCGGACGTCGGCGCGCTGCTGGCCGACCCGGCGACGGCGATCACGTACTGA
- a CDS encoding amino acid ABC transporter ATP-binding protein translates to MSAMIEVSGLDKAFGPLQVLRGIDLTVDRGEVVCVIGPSGSGKSTLLRCVNLLEEPTAGRIAVDGVEVTDPDTDIDAARRHIGMVFQGFNLFSHLTVLENLTVAQRKVLRRGRAEADRVARENLDRVGLAEKEDALPAQLSGGQQQRVAIARALSMNPNVMLFDEPTSALDPELVGDVLGVMRGLADEGMTMLVVTHEMQFAREVADRVLFMDGGVVVEQGPPAEVIGAPAEERTRTFLSRVLNPTHARPAE, encoded by the coding sequence ATGAGCGCGATGATCGAGGTTTCCGGGCTGGACAAGGCGTTCGGCCCGCTGCAGGTGCTGCGCGGCATCGACCTGACCGTGGACCGCGGCGAGGTGGTGTGCGTGATCGGGCCGTCCGGATCCGGCAAGTCCACCCTGCTGCGCTGCGTGAACCTGCTGGAGGAACCCACGGCCGGGCGCATCGCGGTGGACGGGGTCGAGGTCACCGACCCGGACACCGACATCGACGCCGCGCGCAGGCACATCGGCATGGTGTTCCAGGGCTTCAACCTGTTCTCGCACCTGACCGTGCTGGAGAACCTCACCGTGGCGCAGCGCAAGGTGCTGCGCCGGGGCCGGGCTGAGGCGGACCGGGTGGCGCGGGAGAACCTGGACCGGGTGGGCCTCGCCGAGAAGGAGGACGCGCTGCCCGCGCAGCTCTCCGGCGGCCAGCAGCAGCGGGTCGCCATCGCCCGGGCCCTGTCCATGAACCCCAACGTGATGCTGTTCGACGAGCCGACGTCCGCATTGGACCCGGAGCTCGTAGGCGACGTGCTGGGCGTGATGCGCGGGCTCGCCGACGAGGGCATGACGATGCTGGTGGTGACGCACGAGATGCAGTTCGCCCGCGAGGTCGCCGACCGGGTGCTGTTCATGGACGGCGGCGTCGTCGTCGAGCAGGGACCGCCCGCCGAGGTGATCGGCGCGCCCGCGGAGGAACGCACCCGGACCTTCCTGTCCCGCGTCCTGAACCCGACGCACGCGCGCCCCGCGGAGTGA
- a CDS encoding DUF4232 domain-containing protein, with the protein MSPVFRTKHTKTAAIAGSALLAGIALAGTAQAMPHDHPDYDEYCTPEQVDVTVGPLDHAMMHEGADVRFTAKPGESCLLGGAPGLNFLDVQGDSAQIPTRYPEGTPEVHRVDEAHPVSAAFSYQVTDPNTGNSIPGSVPGALEISFPGPVSPYSVTVPWNGASVPGPVTVTDLAPLPQP; encoded by the coding sequence ATGAGTCCAGTGTTCCGCACCAAGCACACCAAGACCGCCGCCATCGCCGGGTCCGCGCTGCTCGCCGGGATCGCGCTCGCGGGCACCGCCCAGGCCATGCCGCACGACCACCCCGACTACGACGAGTACTGCACCCCGGAGCAGGTCGACGTCACCGTCGGCCCGCTGGACCACGCGATGATGCACGAGGGCGCCGACGTCCGGTTCACCGCGAAGCCCGGCGAGAGCTGCCTGCTCGGCGGCGCCCCCGGCCTGAACTTCCTGGACGTGCAGGGCGACTCCGCGCAGATCCCCACCCGGTACCCCGAGGGGACGCCCGAGGTGCACCGCGTCGACGAGGCCCACCCCGTCTCGGCCGCGTTCAGCTACCAGGTGACCGACCCGAACACCGGCAACAGCATCCCCGGGTCCGTGCCCGGCGCCCTGGAGATCTCCTTCCCCGGCCCGGTCAGCCCGTACAGCGTGACCGTCCCGTGGAACGGCGCCAGCGTCCCCGGCCCGGTCACCGTCACCGACCTCGCTCCGCTGCCCCAGCCCTGA
- a CDS encoding amino acid ABC transporter permease, with protein sequence MAATDTTAKPRSSKRQRARVVRGAQYAVLAVAIVLIALLADWGKIADAFFNVDVAVAQFPGIITTALVNTIVYTALGFAFGLALGVVLALMRLSSVAPYRWIATAYVEFFRGVPALLVFIALGYGVPIAFQLVFDIYSTVMLSLGLVGAAYMAETIRAGVQAVPKGQVEAARSLGMSPARTMVTVVMPQAFRIILPPLTNELILLTKDSSLIYLLGLSADQYELSKFGRGALTQYQSLTPILLAGLCYLIITIPLSRLSNRLERRYGGGRTARGK encoded by the coding sequence ATGGCAGCAACCGACACGACCGCGAAGCCGCGGTCGAGCAAGCGGCAGCGCGCCCGCGTGGTCCGCGGCGCGCAGTACGCCGTCCTCGCGGTCGCGATCGTGCTGATCGCGCTGCTCGCCGACTGGGGCAAGATCGCCGACGCGTTCTTCAACGTGGACGTGGCCGTCGCCCAGTTCCCGGGGATCATCACCACGGCGCTGGTCAACACCATCGTCTACACCGCGCTGGGCTTCGCGTTCGGCCTGGCGCTCGGCGTGGTGCTGGCGCTGATGCGGCTGTCCTCGGTGGCGCCGTACCGGTGGATCGCCACCGCCTACGTCGAGTTCTTCCGCGGGGTGCCCGCGCTGCTGGTGTTCATCGCCCTCGGCTACGGGGTGCCGATCGCGTTCCAGCTGGTCTTCGACATCTACTCGACGGTGATGCTGAGCCTCGGGCTGGTCGGCGCCGCGTACATGGCGGAGACGATCCGCGCCGGGGTGCAGGCGGTGCCGAAGGGCCAGGTGGAGGCGGCGCGTTCGCTGGGCATGTCCCCGGCGCGCACCATGGTGACCGTCGTGATGCCGCAGGCGTTCCGGATCATCCTGCCGCCGTTGACGAACGAGCTGATCCTGCTCACCAAGGACTCCTCGCTGATCTACCTGCTGGGCCTGTCGGCGGACCAGTACGAGCTGTCCAAGTTCGGGCGCGGCGCGCTCACCCAGTACCAGTCGCTGACGCCGATCCTGCTCGCCGGGCTCTGCTACCTGATCATCACGATTCCGCTGTCGCGGCTGTCGAACCGGTTGGAGCGCCGCTACGGCGGCGGCCGGACCGCCCGCGGCAAGTGA
- a CDS encoding M20/M25/M40 family metallo-hydrolase, which produces MDRSAVRTAVEQAWQDSVLPSLSELVRIPAVSPAYDAEWESAGQLDAAIAHVREWITAREIPGVRLDVVRLPERTPLLLVDVPATEPVPESGSQDTVLLYGHLDKQPPVGGWSEGLDPWTPVVRDGRLYGRGSVDDGYAPYAAITAIEAIRAHGGAHARCVLLLETGEESGSPDMAAYLEHLVDRLGAVSLVVCLDSGAADYERMWLTTSLRGDVRVGVQVRVLDGGQHSGTASGIVPSSFRVLRALLDRIEDSATGEVLLPELNAEIPANRVAQARAAVEAAPGLIRDSVPAREGMRWVSEDEVELALNNTWRPTVSVIGAEGLPSLPDAGNVLRPQTTLALSVRTPPTTDPEVALAALRAALSTDVPYGAEVTFPLSDGAAGWNAPDTEPWLETALDAVSEDVFGAPWATMGLGGSIPLMGLLQGAYPDAQFVVTGALGPGSNAHVPDESLHLEFAAKITTAIAYALDAHARR; this is translated from the coding sequence ATGGATCGTTCCGCCGTGCGCACCGCCGTTGAACAGGCGTGGCAGGACTCCGTCCTGCCGAGCCTCTCCGAACTCGTCCGGATCCCGGCGGTCTCGCCGGCCTACGACGCGGAGTGGGAGTCGGCCGGTCAGCTGGACGCGGCCATCGCGCACGTGCGGGAGTGGATCACCGCCCGGGAGATCCCCGGCGTGCGGCTGGACGTGGTGCGGCTGCCGGAGCGCACCCCGCTGCTGCTGGTCGACGTCCCGGCGACCGAGCCGGTGCCGGAGTCGGGTTCGCAGGACACCGTGCTGCTCTACGGCCACCTGGACAAGCAGCCGCCGGTCGGCGGCTGGTCGGAGGGCCTGGACCCGTGGACGCCGGTGGTGCGCGACGGCAGGCTCTACGGGCGCGGCAGCGTCGACGACGGCTACGCCCCGTACGCCGCGATCACCGCCATCGAGGCGATCCGCGCGCACGGCGGCGCGCACGCGCGCTGCGTGCTGCTGCTGGAGACCGGTGAGGAGTCCGGCAGCCCCGACATGGCCGCCTACCTGGAGCACCTCGTGGACCGGCTCGGCGCCGTGTCGCTGGTGGTGTGCCTGGACTCGGGCGCGGCCGACTACGAGCGGATGTGGCTGACGACCTCGCTGCGCGGGGACGTGCGGGTGGGCGTGCAGGTGCGGGTGCTCGACGGCGGTCAGCACTCGGGCACGGCCAGCGGCATCGTGCCGAGCTCGTTCCGCGTGCTGCGCGCCCTGCTGGACCGGATCGAGGACTCGGCGACCGGCGAGGTGCTGCTGCCGGAGCTGAACGCGGAGATCCCGGCGAACCGGGTGGCGCAGGCGCGGGCCGCGGTGGAGGCGGCGCCCGGCCTGATCCGCGATTCGGTGCCTGCGCGGGAGGGCATGCGCTGGGTCTCCGAGGACGAGGTGGAGCTGGCGCTGAACAACACCTGGCGCCCCACCGTCTCGGTGATCGGCGCGGAGGGCCTGCCCTCGCTGCCGGACGCGGGCAACGTGCTGCGGCCGCAGACGACGCTGGCGCTGAGCGTGCGCACCCCGCCGACGACCGACCCGGAGGTGGCGCTGGCCGCGTTGCGCGCGGCGCTGTCGACGGACGTGCCCTACGGCGCGGAGGTGACGTTCCCGCTGTCGGACGGCGCGGCGGGCTGGAACGCGCCGGACACCGAGCCGTGGCTGGAGACCGCGTTGGACGCGGTGAGCGAGGACGTGTTCGGCGCGCCGTGGGCGACGATGGGCCTGGGCGGCTCGATCCCGCTGATGGGGCTGCTGCAGGGCGCCTACCCGGACGCGCAGTTCGTGGTCACGGGGGCGCTCGGGCCGGGCAGCAACGCGCACGTGCCGGACGAGTCGCTGCACCTGGAGTTCGCCGCGAAGATCACCACGGCGATCGCGTACGCGCTGGACGCGCACGCCCGCCGCTGA
- a CDS encoding ABC transporter substrate-binding protein, with protein sequence MARRTTWRALALLPALVLTAAGCAQSIAPTGADGELRFVEPGKLTTCTQLPYPPFQFDEGGKTTGFDVELVDLVARDLGLEQKFFDTPFEGIQSGEALNTRKCDVAAAAITITDARQQNMDFSDPYFDAKQALLVSAEHPYPDMAALRGKKLGVHLGTTGEDYAEEHKAEHGYEIVQYEDLGLLQNAVQSGKVDAGINDNGVMLDFAKKNPDTKVTAEYSTGEVYGVAVQRGNAQLVQKVNDSLRKARESGEYDRIYEKWFGKNPDQP encoded by the coding sequence GTGGCGCGTCGGACCACCTGGAGAGCCCTGGCCCTGCTGCCCGCGCTGGTGCTGACCGCGGCGGGCTGCGCGCAGTCCATCGCGCCCACCGGTGCCGACGGGGAGCTCCGCTTCGTGGAGCCCGGCAAGCTCACCACCTGCACCCAGCTGCCGTACCCGCCGTTCCAGTTCGACGAGGGCGGCAAGACCACCGGCTTCGACGTCGAGCTCGTCGACCTCGTCGCCCGCGACCTCGGCCTGGAGCAGAAGTTCTTCGACACGCCCTTCGAAGGCATCCAGTCCGGCGAAGCCCTCAACACCCGCAAGTGCGACGTCGCCGCCGCCGCGATCACGATCACCGACGCGCGGCAGCAGAACATGGACTTCTCCGACCCGTACTTCGACGCGAAGCAGGCGCTGCTGGTCAGCGCCGAGCACCCCTACCCGGACATGGCCGCGCTGCGCGGCAAGAAGCTCGGCGTGCACCTCGGCACCACCGGTGAGGACTACGCGGAGGAGCACAAGGCCGAGCACGGCTACGAGATCGTCCAGTACGAGGACCTGGGGCTGCTGCAGAACGCGGTGCAGAGCGGGAAGGTCGACGCGGGCATCAACGACAACGGCGTGATGCTCGACTTCGCCAAGAAGAACCCGGACACGAAGGTCACCGCCGAGTACAGCACCGGCGAGGTCTACGGCGTCGCCGTCCAGCGCGGCAACGCCCAGCTCGTCCAGAAGGTCAACGACTCGCTGCGCAAGGCGCGGGAATCCGGCGAGTACGACCGGATCTACGAGAAGTGGTTCGGCAAGAACCCGGACCAGCCGTGA